Proteins co-encoded in one Salvia splendens isolate huo1 chromosome 4, SspV2, whole genome shotgun sequence genomic window:
- the LOC121801280 gene encoding TITAN-like protein isoform X1, protein MNHNNKKKKSKNEQQEFEFCEVCRLNHNNGRRHNFFPSHKNSLSSLLARFQSKISDVKFFLKTPMLILPEHTHQNRLWCVFCNCDILELDSQFACSNAVGHLASEEHLKRVKGFMWKYGGGMDRVDLFRITEADFAKWEKKCKSLKAEAAKTQSVGTSNDIHNKHNAEIVNSSCNNNFDSLKSCIPNYVVPLHSYTNERTPLSGSVLSSSVSKTGPSLYNIPGGSQVQDAHYLKNLTGSVSNQHFPNSLARECSSYGDASTGSVYSGVRAGIGEVSPGLVNLTHVSSASKVALEGNVHTGAPPPWLDGTKGDNLDPALKPESREPVSSRAGKSKLNPKRVGAAWAERRKLELEMERRGERVNNNFDANWLPNFGRVWQSGTRKESRKQFQIENDAMREPDNHLEAVMPIQPYISKRMRKDATHDTVGKSI, encoded by the exons ATGAATCACAACAACAAGAAGAAAAAGAGCAAAAACGAACAGCAAGAATTCGAGTTCTGCGAGGTTTGTAGATTGAACCACAACAACGGCCGCCGCCACAATTTTTTTCCAAGCCACAAAAATTCACTCTCCAGCCTCCTCGCGCGCTTCCAATCGAAGATTTCCGACGTCAAATTCTTCCTCAAAACTCCGATGCTGATCCTTCCGGAGCACACGCACCAGAATCGCCTCTGGTGCGTGTTCTGCAATTGCGACATTCTCGAGCTTGATAGCCAATTCGCTTG TAGCAATGCAGTCGGTCATTTGGCCAGTGAGGAACACTTAAAGAGAGTGAAGGGGTTTATGTGGAAATATGGAGGTGGAATGGACCGTGTTGATTTGTTTCGCATTACTGAGGCTGATTTTGCTAAG TGGGAGAAGAAGTGCAAGTCATTGAAGGCAGAAGCTGCTAAAACACAATCAGTTGGAACATCAAATGATATCCACAATAAACATAATGCTGAAATTGTTAATAGTTCTTGCAACAATAACTTCGATTCTCTTAAATCTTGCATTCCAAATTATGTTGTACCTTTACATAGCTATACGAATGAGAGAACTCCATTGTCCGGTTCGGTGTTATCATCTTCTGTCTCTAAGACTGGCCCTTCATTGTATAACATACCTGGAGGCAGCCAAGTACAAGATGCTCATTACTTGAAGAATTTAACAG GTTCTGTTAGTAATCAGCATTTCCCCAACTCTCTTGCTAGGGAATGCTCATCTTATGGTGATGCTAGTACTGGATCT GTATATTCAGGAGTAAGAGCAGGTATTGGTGAGGTTTCTCCAG GTTTGGTGAATTTGACTCATGTTAGCTCTGCATCTAAAGTTGCTTTAGAAGGAAATGTCCACACTGGAGCACCTCCGCCATGGCTTGATGGAACAAAAGGAGATAACCTTGATCCTGCATTGAAACCAGAATCGAGGGAACCTGTTTCATCCAGAGCAGGAAAGTCAAAGTTGAACCCAAAACGTGTTGGAGCTGCATGGGCAGAGAGAAGGAAACTTGAGTTGGAGATGGAAAGGAGAGGGGAACGTGTTAATAACAACTTTGATGCAAATTGGCTCCCCAATTTTGGTAGAGTGTGGCAGTCTGGCACAAGAAAAGAATCTAGGAAACAATTCCAGATTGAGAATGATGCAATGCGGGAGCCGGATAATCATTTGGAGGCAGTAATGCCAATACAGCCTTACATCAGCAAACGAATG CGTAAGGATGCAACGCATGATACTGTCGGCAAGTCTATATGA
- the LOC121801280 gene encoding TITAN-like protein isoform X2, translating to MNHNNKKKKSKNEQQEFEFCEVCRLNHNNGRRHNFFPSHKNSLSSLLARFQSKISDVKFFLKTPMLILPEHTHQNRLWCVFCNCDILELDSQFACNAVGHLASEEHLKRVKGFMWKYGGGMDRVDLFRITEADFAKWEKKCKSLKAEAAKTQSVGTSNDIHNKHNAEIVNSSCNNNFDSLKSCIPNYVVPLHSYTNERTPLSGSVLSSSVSKTGPSLYNIPGGSQVQDAHYLKNLTGSVSNQHFPNSLARECSSYGDASTGSVYSGVRAGIGEVSPGLVNLTHVSSASKVALEGNVHTGAPPPWLDGTKGDNLDPALKPESREPVSSRAGKSKLNPKRVGAAWAERRKLELEMERRGERVNNNFDANWLPNFGRVWQSGTRKESRKQFQIENDAMREPDNHLEAVMPIQPYISKRMRKDATHDTVGKSI from the exons ATGAATCACAACAACAAGAAGAAAAAGAGCAAAAACGAACAGCAAGAATTCGAGTTCTGCGAGGTTTGTAGATTGAACCACAACAACGGCCGCCGCCACAATTTTTTTCCAAGCCACAAAAATTCACTCTCCAGCCTCCTCGCGCGCTTCCAATCGAAGATTTCCGACGTCAAATTCTTCCTCAAAACTCCGATGCTGATCCTTCCGGAGCACACGCACCAGAATCGCCTCTGGTGCGTGTTCTGCAATTGCGACATTCTCGAGCTTGATAGCCAATTCGCTTG CAATGCAGTCGGTCATTTGGCCAGTGAGGAACACTTAAAGAGAGTGAAGGGGTTTATGTGGAAATATGGAGGTGGAATGGACCGTGTTGATTTGTTTCGCATTACTGAGGCTGATTTTGCTAAG TGGGAGAAGAAGTGCAAGTCATTGAAGGCAGAAGCTGCTAAAACACAATCAGTTGGAACATCAAATGATATCCACAATAAACATAATGCTGAAATTGTTAATAGTTCTTGCAACAATAACTTCGATTCTCTTAAATCTTGCATTCCAAATTATGTTGTACCTTTACATAGCTATACGAATGAGAGAACTCCATTGTCCGGTTCGGTGTTATCATCTTCTGTCTCTAAGACTGGCCCTTCATTGTATAACATACCTGGAGGCAGCCAAGTACAAGATGCTCATTACTTGAAGAATTTAACAG GTTCTGTTAGTAATCAGCATTTCCCCAACTCTCTTGCTAGGGAATGCTCATCTTATGGTGATGCTAGTACTGGATCT GTATATTCAGGAGTAAGAGCAGGTATTGGTGAGGTTTCTCCAG GTTTGGTGAATTTGACTCATGTTAGCTCTGCATCTAAAGTTGCTTTAGAAGGAAATGTCCACACTGGAGCACCTCCGCCATGGCTTGATGGAACAAAAGGAGATAACCTTGATCCTGCATTGAAACCAGAATCGAGGGAACCTGTTTCATCCAGAGCAGGAAAGTCAAAGTTGAACCCAAAACGTGTTGGAGCTGCATGGGCAGAGAGAAGGAAACTTGAGTTGGAGATGGAAAGGAGAGGGGAACGTGTTAATAACAACTTTGATGCAAATTGGCTCCCCAATTTTGGTAGAGTGTGGCAGTCTGGCACAAGAAAAGAATCTAGGAAACAATTCCAGATTGAGAATGATGCAATGCGGGAGCCGGATAATCATTTGGAGGCAGTAATGCCAATACAGCCTTACATCAGCAAACGAATG CGTAAGGATGCAACGCATGATACTGTCGGCAAGTCTATATGA